TGTGGGAGAAGGAGGTGGTGGGGGCCGGTCTGTGGATGCCGCCTTTTCCCACACCTCTCCCAGATGATCTTGCGAATCCGGCTCCGCCGCTGCCCAGCGGCCTCCCAGTCTTGGAGTACGAATGATCGTCTGGATCAACGGCGCGGTCGGTGCGGGCAAGACCAGCGCCGCGTGCGAACTGGTCGACCTGATCCCGAACAGCACCTTCTACGACCCCGAGGTGACGGGGGCGCAGCTCCACCATCTGCTGCCGCGGAAGAAACTCGCCGAGGTGACCGACTTCCAGGACCTGCCGATCTGGCGGCGCATGGTGGTGGACACGGCTGCCGCGATGCTCGCCGAGATGCCCGGGGTCCTCGTGGTGCCCATGACGCTGCTGAGGCAGGAGTACCGCGACGAGATATTCGGCGGACTCGCGTCCCACCGCATCCCGGTCCGCCATGTGCTGCTCTCTCCGGAGGAAACGATCCTGCGGCAGCGGATGGCGGACCGCGCCCGGTGCGACGACGGCCCGGAGCCGGCCGGGCGGCGGGACCACGAGCACATCGGGCCCTACCGCGAGGCCCTCGACTGGATCACCGGGGACGCCCTCACGATCGACACCAGCGCGCTCACCCCCCAGGAGACGGCCGCGCGGATCGCCGAGGCCCTGCGCACCGGTGAGGCCCGTGAGTGCGGGATCGTGCAGAGCCCCGCGCCCCGTGCCGAGACCGTCGCCGCCGGAGTGCTCTTCTTCGACGACCAGGACCGGGTGCTGCTGGTCGACCCCACCTACAAGCCCGGCTGGGAGTTCCCGGGCGGGGTGGTGGAGGCCGGGGAGGCGCCCGCCGAAGCAGGCGTACGGGAGGTCGCGGAGGAACTGGGCCTCACCATGACCGCGGCCCCGAAACTGCTGCTGGTCGACTGGGAGGCCCCCAGGGCGCCCGCGCACGGGGGTCTGCGCTTCCTCTTCGACGGCGGGCGCCTGGCGGAGGCGGAGACGGGCCGCATGCTGCTGCCGGGAGCGGAACTGCGCGGCTGGCGCTTCGTCACGGAGGAGGAAGCGGCCCGGCTGCTGCCGCCCACCCGGTTCGAACGGCTGCGCTGGGCGCTGCGGGCCAGGGAGCAGGGCACCGTACTGAACCTGGAGGCGGGCGTCCCGGTGGGCTGACGGAGGCCGGCACGGGCGTCCCGGCGGACCGGGGAGAGCGGGCGCCTCCCGCCGCGGCCCTCCGGCGGGAGGGGGCCGGGGGCCCTCCTTTCACCGCTGCGCGGCTGCCCGCAGACCGGCCGCCGCGTCCGTGGTGAGCGGGGCGCCGTGACCGAAGCAGGCGATGTCCGGCGCCAGCGAGGCGAGCCGCCGCAAGGACGCCTCGGCCTCCGTACGGTCGGTGTTGAACACGCCGAGCATTACCTGCCCGGCCTCCGCCACGCTGTCCCCGGTGAACAGCACCCCGTGGCGCGGCAGATGGACACCGATGGAGCCCGGGGTGTGACCGGGGCAGTGGACCACCCGGGCGCCGCCGCCGAACGGCAGCTCGTCGCCGTCCTCCAGCTCGCGGTCGACCCGGGTGGGCGGCGCGTCGGGGACGGTCAGCGCGTGGGCCCAGAGGGGGAGCTCCCAGTCCAGCAGGACGGGGTCGGCGACCTCGCGCTCCCCCCGGATCACCGGGGCGTCCAGGCGGTGGGCCATGATCCGCGCACCGAACCGGTCGGCGAGTTCCTGGGCGGCGCCGTAGTGGTCGCGGTGGCCGTGGGTGAGGACGATCCGGCTCAGCAGGGCCGGATCGAGGCCCAGCCGGCGTATCCCGTCCTCGACCGCACCGGCGGCGTGCACATCACCCGCGTCGATCAGGGTGAGCTCCGCACCGCCGCCCGGCCCGCCGTCCGTGCTGTCGGGCGTGCCGTCACACCAGAGATACGCCTGGCCGATCGGGAAGCGGAACATGTACAGGCGCTGCGGGAGTACTTCGACGAGGTCCATACGGCGAACGTACGCACGGAGGGAGCTAAGACGCCCGGAATTCTGCTCCGGGCGACTTCGC
This DNA window, taken from Streptomyces nitrosporeus, encodes the following:
- a CDS encoding NUDIX hydrolase encodes the protein MIVWINGAVGAGKTSAACELVDLIPNSTFYDPEVTGAQLHHLLPRKKLAEVTDFQDLPIWRRMVVDTAAAMLAEMPGVLVVPMTLLRQEYRDEIFGGLASHRIPVRHVLLSPEETILRQRMADRARCDDGPEPAGRRDHEHIGPYREALDWITGDALTIDTSALTPQETAARIAEALRTGEARECGIVQSPAPRAETVAAGVLFFDDQDRVLLVDPTYKPGWEFPGGVVEAGEAPAEAGVREVAEELGLTMTAAPKLLLVDWEAPRAPAHGGLRFLFDGGRLAEAETGRMLLPGAELRGWRFVTEEEAARLLPPTRFERLRWALRAREQGTVLNLEAGVPVG
- a CDS encoding MBL fold metallo-hydrolase, coding for MDLVEVLPQRLYMFRFPIGQAYLWCDGTPDSTDGGPGGGAELTLIDAGDVHAAGAVEDGIRRLGLDPALLSRIVLTHGHRDHYGAAQELADRFGARIMAHRLDAPVIRGEREVADPVLLDWELPLWAHALTVPDAPPTRVDRELEDGDELPFGGGARVVHCPGHTPGSIGVHLPRHGVLFTGDSVAEAGQVMLGVFNTDRTEAEASLRRLASLAPDIACFGHGAPLTTDAAAGLRAAAQR